In Phoenix dactylifera cultivar Barhee BC4 unplaced genomic scaffold, palm_55x_up_171113_PBpolish2nd_filt_p 000438F, whole genome shotgun sequence, the following proteins share a genomic window:
- the LOC120106053 gene encoding uncharacterized protein LOC120106053, whose amino-acid sequence MQQQMQVQQQMQMQQQVQTTARPTQSIESYYERFRRLNPPMFDGGADPLVVETWIREVEKMFKALQYPEEVKVRLAIPMLKGNAEFWWMAIEAALEGEDKLPTWEEFKKMFYDQQTDDMTVLEYANKFTKLGRFCPQMIEIERSKANRFEQGLRDEIRSRLSVLIFTSYGEALERALKVEADLKKSGKERGE is encoded by the exons ATGCAGCAGCAGATGCAGGTGCAGCAGCAGATGCAGATGCAGCAGCAGGTGCAGACCACTGCCCGACCTACACAGTCCATTGAGTCCTACTATGAGCGATTCCGTAGGCTCAACCCACCTATGTTTGATGGTGGAGCTGACCCTCTGGTTGTTGAGACATGGATTCGGGAGGTAGAGAAGATGTTCAAAGCCTTGCAATATCCCGAAGAAGTGAAGGTCAGATTGGCTATCCCTATGCTAAAAGGAAATGCAGAGTTCTGGTGGATGGCCATTGAAGCTGCACTCGAGGGTGAGGACAAGCTACCGACATGGGAGGAATTCAAGAAAATGTTTTATGACCA GCAGACAGATGATATGACTGTGCTAGAATATGCCAACAAATTTACTAAGCTGGGTCGGTTCTGCCCTCAGATGATAGAGATTGAGAGAAGCAAGGCTAATAGATTTGAGCAAGGCTTGAGGGACGAAATTCGATCCCGATTGTCAGTTCTGATTTTTACTAGCTACGGAGAGGCCCTGGAGAGAGCACTGAAGGTAGAAGCAGATCTGAAGAAATCAGGGAAGGAAAGAGGTGAGTAG